DNA from Paraburkholderia sp. BL10I2N1:
CAACGGCATGCCCCGGTTCGTCGGGCGGAAGCGTCGTCGAGAGAATGCGTATACGCCATTGGGTATTGGGTCCGAGCTGCCTGTCCAGCGCATCGGGACCGCTGTAGATCTGCCGGTAGTCGCGCGCGACCGTGTCGTCGCTCATGTTCAGCACGCAGTCGTAGTCCATCTGCAGCAGCCCCCAGTCGTAACGTTCACGCGAGCGCACATACGCCTCGACCCAGTGCTTGTCCTGGATCTCCCGGGTATGCACGTGTTTCGCGTCGAGGACGTCGATCACCTGCGACTCGCCCGTGAGCGTGTTCACCTCGATCGGCAGGGGCACGACCCGGTAGAACGGCACCATCACGGCGAGTGCCGTCGCGCACAGTACGGCCACGCCGACGGCCGCGTAGGCGATATGCCAGGCGCGGCGCTCGGAGCGCTCCTGCAGCTCGGTGAGCGACGCCTCGATGTCGAGCACGCGCCGATAGTCGTGGGCGGCTTTCATGAGGCGGCCCCGTCCACCGGCAGCTCAACGTGTGGTGCACCGGGTGGCGCAATCGGCAAAACCGACAGCGGTGCGCGATTCACCGGGACACGGTGCGAACCATCGGGCAGGACGGGTTTCGGCGGCGTATCACTGCAGGCAGCAATACACGTCGCCGTCAGCAGTGCCGTCATGAAGGAAGCACAGATTTTCATGGCGTCCCCCTCAATTGCCGAACGTGGCCGGAACCATCTGGTCCTGGATGCGTGCCGTGTTCGCCGCCCGGCTCATGACGAGTTCACTCTGCTGCTCCGCAATCAGCCGGTCTTCCGTGTCGGAGAGCATTCTGAAGAGCTGCAGCCTGGTCATTTCGTTGCCGACGGCGGTGCTTTCCGACTGGATACGAGCCTGCAGTTCGGCCACGCCCTTGGGGTCCTGCGTGAGGTCGATCTGCTGCATCAGGCTTTGGATCTGGTTCAGTTCATGGAGCTCGGTCTGGTACGCCTGCATGCCGAACGCCTTGTCCTGGAACGGCTTGTTCAGCTCGCGCTGGCACAGTTGCTGGTCGGCGCCGCTCTGGTCCTCGCAGTTGTAGATTTCACCCGCCGAGCGCAATGCCTGGGCACTACCTGTAAGGCCCGAATAGCCGCCATGCTGGATTGCCGCATAGACACTCATCCAGTTCGACGGCAGTGAATTCGCAAGCACAGGGTTACCGAGCAGCGCGCCAAACCCGCGTGTGCCGTTAAGCGACTGGTAAAGCTGGATCTCCTGCTGCACCTCGTGCTCGAGCTGCGCGACCGTGGCAATGGCCTGTGCGACGTTGGCCGCGTCGAACACGGGAATACCTTGCGCGTTCGCCGACCGGGCGACGCCCGCGCCGAGCGCCGCGAGCAACACGCAATAGTTCAATGGTTTAAAAGACCTGATCATGGTGTGCTCCTGTCATTCATTCGCCGCTCTGGCCGAGGTGATCGCGGGCTGCCCGCCGGTAGGCGGCAATAGCGTTCCCATCCGACGAAGCACCTCCACCTGCTCCCTGGACGCCCGGGACGCCCTGAATCCCTGCCCCGGGACGCCCTCGGCCACCCGTGCGGCCCAATCCTCGCGCAATCGCCCTCAGCACCGGGCGCGACGCAAGGCCCGCGACAAAGGCACCGAAGCCGGACAGCGTGGCTCCTCCGGCAAGACCGGCCGCGACGCTGGGCAGTTGCCAGCCCACCATTGCAAGGAACACCCCGGCCACGAACAGACCCACAGCGGCCACATCGGCCGCGGTACCCTCCAGCGCGTGCTGAACGGCAGCCACGAGAGCTGATGGATTTGAGCCGGGTGCGGCGCTCGTGACGTGCAGCGCCGTGAGATCCGCGGAGAACGCGGTGAGCGCCATGCCGAGGAAAGCGGCAACGAGGATCTGCAGCAG
Protein-coding regions in this window:
- a CDS encoding type IV secretion system protein, whose protein sequence is MKAAHDYRRVLDIEASLTELQERSERRAWHIAYAAVGVAVLCATALAVMVPFYRVVPLPIEVNTLTGESQVIDVLDAKHVHTREIQDKHWVEAYVRSRERYDWGLLQMDYDCVLNMSDDTVARDYRQIYSGPDALDRQLGPNTQWRIRILSTTLPPDEPGHAVVHIERTTRRSAADNAEPPQRFVVTLAYTYKPPVFTRESLAIDNPFGFRVTAYSRDPEYTPAVPAAQPATTPGTTAGGVR
- the virB5 gene encoding P-type DNA transfer protein VirB5 produces the protein MIRSFKPLNYCVLLAALGAGVARSANAQGIPVFDAANVAQAIATVAQLEHEVQQEIQLYQSLNGTRGFGALLGNPVLANSLPSNWMSVYAAIQHGGYSGLTGSAQALRSAGEIYNCEDQSGADQQLCQRELNKPFQDKAFGMQAYQTELHELNQIQSLMQQIDLTQDPKGVAELQARIQSESTAVGNEMTRLQLFRMLSDTEDRLIAEQQSELVMSRAANTARIQDQMVPATFGN